From Triticum aestivum cultivar Chinese Spring chromosome 7B, IWGSC CS RefSeq v2.1, whole genome shotgun sequence:
GGGGAATGATATTTACTGTTATATCTCAATTCAGTTGTGCTGAATTCAATTCCAACACGTGTAGAATAGGCAGAGGGATTTGGCGGAGAGGACCTGAAACTCCCATGGCAGTGAAATGGGAAGATAGGATCATTGAGGTCCGAGAAGGCTCATGGTCCTACATTGCAAGTGCAACATCCGTTGGTTATGCTCCGGGTAACTTCATTACTCTGAATAGTTGCTTGATGTCAGTATTATACCTTGTCTTGAGAGGAGCCTAGTTGTTTCCCTTTGTGATACAGAAAAGGTGGTTGGTACAGCAACGCCAACGAAATATCAACAGGAGAATAAGGTGGTTTGGCGTTTTTCAACTGGAGATGTACTGACAGTGTGGTTGGGAGATGACCTCAACTTTCAGCTACAAAATGAGACTTCAGAAGGAGAGGTATGGTCCCATAAGTTTCTTTCGCTCGATTTCTTGATGCATATTTTTGTCTGGTATTGGAGTTAGTATAGATAATCTTGAGGTGACATAATCACATAACTGTCCTGCATTTGGTGTTCATTGCTGAAAGCTCTGGTGGTATGAACATTCTATATTAGTTGATTTATTAGTAAATCAGTTACCAGGCAAAAAGGATTACGGCACTCCATCTTTATTATTGCTTTCAGAAATGCAACATATGTGAGTTGTCTGTATGTACAACAGATCCATCTAACTTTTCTTTTTGAGTAAATACATGTCATTTGACTGATCAACCATATTTGGTCATGTTTTCTATTTAATGCAGAAGTGTAGCTATTTTTGTCCGTAAAATATATATTTTTCATCTTAGACTAGCTAGATTCAACTGTGACAGATGGCATATGACTTGCACCacacatgaagtggaagttcagTTCGCTACTGATATAGTACTTGATGGACTTTCCAGTGCCATTTTGTAATACCTTCTAACCACACCGCGATAAACCATATTAGCAGGCAAGGCTGCTTGTAGGGAGGAGATTGAGTTACAGCGTAAAGAAGGACAGCACATCAAATAACCACGAGGAAGAGCAGTACCTCACCCTAGTCCGAACATCACCAGATTATCCTGATGGTAGGGCAACCGTGCTCCTAAACTGGAAATTACTCGCAATGGAGTTCTTACCCAAAGAGGATGCAGTTTTTGTGCTCCTCTTATGCATGGCAATCGCACGGACAATGACGGAGATCAGAAGGGAAGATGTGGCCGGGCTTTTGGTGCGACGAAGAATACGCGAGCCGCAAGTAGGGCAGAGAGACTGGGGTTCCGTGATGCTGCCGGACTCACCTTCCCTTGACCCTCATTTGCAGCCGTGGTACCGGAATGCGGCACGTGTTTTGATCTCTGCAGAGACGGTGCTGCCTAACAGAGCGATGCCCGTTGGGAACTCGCCTACCGATGGCAAGGATGAGCTGTACAGGCAAGCTCTTATACCTTGAAGCCCTGATGGAGATAGTTTTTGTGAAGGAATGTACAGGACAAACGATGATGATGATCTTTACCACAGATTTTTTATTATTATGGTTGTACATGTCATCTGAAAAGGGCTTGATTTGTTGTTGTGTATGGTTTGCCTGTCGATAGATCGAAATCTTTGTATTGCTTCGAGTGTATTGTGATTCAGAATAATACAGAAGATATCCCGGAACATGTTTGAAAACTGTCCCAGAAAATATGTCAGGAACTGTTAAAGTTGTCACTGGACTAGAGAAGTTTCAACTACTGCAATTTCTTGAGGGAAACCTCATGCTGTTTGAACATGTGTAATGTAATAGTATTACAATGAGACTGATGTAATAATAACAACCAGAACCTTCATCATGCTAATGTGCAGCATGAGTtttctccctccattcctaaatataagtctttttagagattccactacaaactacatgaGGATGTACACAGACATATTGTAGAgggtagattcattcattttgctccgtatgtagtctgtaGTGGAATCTCGAAAGAGACTTGAGAGATATGTACATGGGTCAAAAGTTAGCTAGGCACAACCTTTTCGAAATTCGTATGATTTCTCTCAAAGGTTAGGAGGGGATGTACAGTAAATTATTCTTTCTTATATCATGCAAGCATCTACTACAAATTAACCCATGCCGCGTCCTCGTGATTCTTTCTTGGTGCTGCTGGCAGCTGGATTTGATGAATGCCGACCCGGCCATGAATCCCAGGAATCTGCTAGGTAGGTAGTGTTAGTTTCAGACTTTGGGCAGTCACTTGCTCATGAGGATGAAGACTGGGTCTGCTGCTGAACCCAGGAATGGTAGTCCCTCAGCAGCTGCTCACCCAGCATCGGGACAAGCCTGTCAAGCAGACCTTGCATCAGCCTGCCAAACAACACATACAGTGAATGCCTATGTTACTTAACTCAAAAAGGTGACACCCATCAAATtcagttttcttcttctttgaaaCAGGTAAAAAGGGCGTAAATTGAGGCGTTCAATAGGCGCCTAAGCATCTCCATGGGGGCACCGATCCTTTCGAAAGCATCGGGAAAGCACTTGATTCTAAATTGCAGGAACTTCTAAAGAATGCAGTGCCTTACAGGTTGCCTGGTTTCTCCACTGCCGATAGCGGGAGCAAGCTGAACGGCTTCGTGTACACCTGAAACATAAGAGAAACTTGAGGGCTCGTCTTGTAGGAAACCCTTGTCATCTGCTCATCCCTAGGAGCTGGGGTGATGGTAATATTCAACTAAACATATCATCTTAGTGTCATGCATCAGTGTGAATTTTGTGATGCAAGCTAGTGAGATTGCGATCCCGTCCTCATCTACGTGTTATACTATtccatccgtcccataatataagagcgttgttGACGGCGTCAATgctcttatattacgggacggagggagtacatcactaAACTGAATGCCATATTACCTCCAGGGTGACCTCCAAATAGACATCGATGTCCAAGCATGGCTCCTGATCACCATTGTCTCCCCATGTTATTCGGTTGGTCATAACCGCTGCCAACATCCAACACTCCAGCTCAGGCACATTGCATCTCCAAAAGAATATATTTAAAACTAACTGATTATGGTGATGACACTATATATTGGGCAGAGATATCAAATGTTTGGAAATCGTTTAGAAGAAAAGAGCCTTATGAGAGGGTGAAATTATGAGTAGAACATAAAGTAACTGAATAACTGATGCAACTATTCCACCATTAGATAAAAAAATGCGTGTGAAGAATGTTAGCTAAGCATGGATTGATGACCTGAAAAGAGCTCATTCTGCTGCTCGATCGAGACCGAACCCTCAAACTGTCACCAAAGGCAAATTGAAAAGATCATTTCATCTGTATAAATCACAGGGAGAATAGGTCCGTGGAATTAAGCGTGTGTATGTTGGTAGGTATACCCTGCAGGAGAGCATCTCGACGGTGCAGTCGTCGCGGGTCGGGGTGACGCGGAGGTCCAGGACCGGGGCGACCTGGAAGCCGAGGAAGCCCATGGGGTGCAGCGTGCACCTGAAGGCGCCGGCCGGgcccgactccgactccgactccaCCGGCGCGAAGCTCTGCAGCGCCCGGGTGTTGAGCAGGGACTCCACGCCGGCGGGGTGCCGCAGGAACTCGCCGATGCCGCCCTGGCCCGGCAGCACGTCCAGGAGCCTGATGCTCTCCCGCCGCCTCGCCGACAGCCGGGCCCGCCTCCCTGACGGCGTCGTCGCCACCGTCGATACGGACTGGCCGCGCTCGTCGCCGCGGTTGCTGCCCGCCGACGCGGCTCGCCATGACCGGCCAATGCGCCTCAACTTGTTGGGCGACTTGCATGgatcggctgctgctgctgctgcccttgATGATGTCGGGAATGGTTGGTGTCTGGCGAGGAAGAAGGAAGGtttggctgctgctgctgcagtgGGCCTCATCCCACCGCCTGGATCTTCTAGGACGCAGCGGCTTTACCTGTGCATGGACATGGACTCGTGGAGTGACAGAGGGCTCAGgcctcagagagagagagagagagagagagagagagagagagagagagagagagaggcaaagcGGAGCCAGCCACTGATGGAGCTTATCGTTTCTGCGCCTGCATCGAACTCGTCTCTGTGCTAATCACCCGCAGCCGTCGTGCACATGGACGTCAGTGTGTGGTTCCTGACACGCTCTGCTGTCATCTTCGTACCGGCTCATGTCCGCCCGTCAGAACCGgaaattttccaaaaaaaaaactaCGGAATTTTGCTACTCCGTACTAGCAATTCCGTActgctccctccattccaaaatactccctccgtccgggaaaagTTGTCTCCGACGACATTTTGCGAAAATCACCTCCCctttcctccgacaaacaacacaCTCCCCGCGCCAGAGCCAGAGCTCCCTTGCTCGTCtccccctcgccggagctcccCCGCGCCAGAGCTCACCTCCTCTGCTCCCCCGCACAGCTCTCCCGCGCGTCGCCGGAGCTCCCTCTCCCCACGCCACTGCCGCGTTGCTTCCCCCCTCCTCGTTCCTCTCATCGTCCCCCCATGGCGAATCACGGCGAGGAAGGCTCGACTTTTTTCGATCTGCTATCCGACGGCG
This genomic window contains:
- the LOC123156817 gene encoding uncharacterized protein, which codes for MRPTAAAAAKPSFFLARHQPFPTSSRAAAAAADPCKSPNKLRRIGRSWRAASAGSNRGDERGQSVSTVATTPSGRRARLSARRRESIRLLDVLPGQGGIGEFLRHPAGVESLLNTRALQSFAPVESESESGPAGAFRCTLHPMGFLGFQVAPVLDLRVTPTRDDCTVEMLSCRFEGSVSIEQQNELFSAVMTNRITWGDNGDQEPCLDIDVYLEVTLEVYTKPFSLLPLSAVEKPGNLLMQGLLDRLVPMLGEQLLRDYHSWVQQQTQSSSS